tatttttcaatatcagTGGCTCTTTAGAAAAATCAGTGCAAGTTGAGCCAATTTCAACAACTTCTTGCTTCTTTTCCTTTGAAATTTGACTAGTAGATGCATCATGCTCATTATGGAAATTGGTAAATTCCAAAGGAGTGGGAGCAGTTCCTCCTTCTTGGACTGAAGATATGGGGATTAAGTGCATTGTAGACCGCATTCGCCTCGGACCTCTTGTTCGAAGAACGTTGAGTTCATAAGATACAGTTGCCACTTTATAGTTAGCAGGATTTGCAGCAGTAGCAGCCCTTGGAAGTACCTGCTTCAGATGGACTCTTtgctgcaacttacaactcaaTGGAAGTGAAGAATCTTGTGGAGGATGACCGTCGAAAATCATAAACTTGGTGCCTAGAAAATTAGACCTGTTCATTGTGTTAGAACAACAACATCGGTTCAAAAGAAAACAGATACGAAAAATGCATACAAAGAACACATGAGATTTGATGACAAAGTTCGAACAATTGTGTCTAAGTCTCCGACTGCAGTTCCTTACGGTTACAACTTGTATTTAGTAATCGAGTGAGCATAAGAATAATGCATCAGCCATGAAAAATTGTGGATTGAGGGCACTAATTACCTCAACTTTCCAATGTAAGTATTGCTAGCTCTAGAGAAATCATCAGCTAccaatgatattaaaaattctGTACATGTTGCTCTTCTAATCTTCTTTGCTGCTAAGAGCAGTTTACTCATATCACCAGAAAGAGCTGCAAATAGAGTAAAACAATTCTCAAAGGAATTACAAAAGGTGCATAAATCATCATAGGACAGAGAGTGATTATTAGGGACTAATTTGTTAGATTGATAATAGTTTAGGGACTATTGATTACATTTCTGTAGTTCGGGACCAAATAGGCAAGAGCGTGATAGTTTAAGGATCAAATTGAAGGTTTAcagaaagataaaaaagaatACAACAAAAAAGCCTAAAGGAAGATAATTCAAGTTTCAACAACTactaatacttatttttttattcaaagaGAAACCTTAGAGTTATTCTACAAAAAATCTAACAATTTGTTACCAAATAGAGAAAACGTCTTGTGAGCTCAACAATCTTACCAGGGCTGAGACCAAGATATAATCTATATGTGGAAGTAGCCCTTTCTCTTTTAATAAAACACTGGATAGGATTGTTTCTTGGACCAGGCTGAAAATCAATAAAAGACAAAGTAATCACAAATTCTAGTAACCATTACCATGTGCTTCCAATCTTGAAGAAAAATGACATCAAACGAGAACAACAATCACGgttcaaaagaaaatagataTGAAAAATGCAAACAAAGAACACAGATTTGATCACGAAGTTTGACCAATTGTGCCTACATCTTCGATTGTAGAGCTGATGCAGCATCTTTTAATATGAttcatgtttagggtttaaggtgtACAATTTATGTTGAAATACTACAGTCAAGTTTACAAGACTACTCCTGAAACCTTACCCAATTATCACGAACTATGAGCCATATTCAACAGAAATACATAAAGAGAGTGATAATTAATTACCTGCTTCAATGATATAGGAAAAGTGAGGCAACCACAGTGCTCAAGTGTCTTAACCACACCCTTTGTTATCTCTCTCCACAACCTACAAACTGAAGCACAAGCTACAAGTGCTCTTCTAGAAGGCCAAGAGTTTTCACTAGCTTCCACCCTTTGAATTATGTCTAGTAGCAACTCAGGAGGTAAATTAGCCCATTGGCTTtgtgataatgatgatgttgttgttgttgatagtGACAATGGTGATGAACATTCAGGTgcaatgtgagattttccatgTCTATGCATATGCTTGGATTCTACTCCTCTTCTATACATGTTTCCAATTCCCTCTCCCATCTCCTTGATCTCTCTCACAATACTCTTCAATGACATTATGATAGGACTAGAAATCTAGCATAGTTGTTGTGTTTGAAAAgaagaaattaaacatcataCAAAACAATATAACATTTTTGCCTAAgtttaatgtatttattatattaacaatatgaTGGAATGATAATATATATTGAAGTAAAAAGCAtgggaaaaaataaaaataaaagttggtACAAGATTTAAGTCCTTAAACCAATACAAGATATATtgagaaacaaaataaataaataaaagtgaaaaaaatagCTCAAGAATTTAGAGGAAGATGCATGTAACCATTAGACAAAAGTCTAGAAAATGAGGAAAGTGGTTTCAAGAATTGTTACCTCAAACTCCAAAGCCAATGTGTtggacaaaacaaaaaaaaggtgAGAGGGTGGAAATTGAGGTGTTGTGGGgtttataagttattattatcacaAAGTTTTTAACTTTCAAAACAAAGGTTGTGGATAAAACTAAAACTAGAAAAATGGGCATCAAAATTTCATgcctttttgttttttgtttttcaaagcATCAAGCAAAGCACCCCTTCTTCacaaccacatagataaaacaaaccttaaaaaaaaaataataatttgcaGCAAC
The genomic region above belongs to Cicer arietinum cultivar CDC Frontier isolate Library 1 chromosome 4, Cicar.CDCFrontier_v2.0, whole genome shotgun sequence and contains:
- the LOC101488977 gene encoding tubby-like F-box protein 5 isoform X1; protein product: MSLKSIVREIKEMGEGIGNMYRRGVESKHMHRHGKSHIAPECSSPLSLSTTTTSSLSQSQWANLPPELLLDIIQRVEASENSWPSRRALVACASVCRLWREITKGVVKTLEHCGCLTFPISLKQPGPRNNPIQCFIKRERATSTYRLYLGLSPALSGDMSKLLLAAKKIRRATCTEFLISLVADDFSRASNTYIGKLRSNFLGTKFMIFDGHPPQDSSLPLSCKLQQRVHLKQVLPRAATAANPANYKVATVSYELNVLRTRGPRRMRSTMHLIPISSVQEGGTAPTPLEFTNFHNEHDASTSQISKEKKQEVVEIGSTCTDFSKEPLILKNKAPRWHEQLQCWCLNFKGRVTVASVKNFQLVAAAEPCHNVSAAEQEKVILQFGKIGKDIFTMDYRYPLSAFQAFAICLSSFDTKPACE
- the LOC101488977 gene encoding tubby-like F-box protein 5 isoform X2, whose product is MSKLLLAAKKIRRATCTEFLISLVADDFSRASNTYIGKLRSNFLGTKFMIFDGHPPQDSSLPLSCKLQQRVHLKQVLPRAATAANPANYKVATVSYELNVLRTRGPRRMRSTMHLIPISSVQEGGTAPTPLEFTNFHNEHDASTSQISKEKKQEVVEIGSTCTDFSKEPLILKNKAPRWHEQLQCWCLNFKGRVTVASVKNFQLVAAAEPCHNVSAAEQEKVILQFGKIGKDIFTMDYRYPLSAFQAFAICLSSFDTKPACE